One window of Candidatus Neomarinimicrobiota bacterium genomic DNA carries:
- a CDS encoding DUF2723 domain-containing protein has protein sequence MISTPYLRLNRLIAILALGLSFGVYFFTMAPTVSYWDCGEFIATSYTMGVPHPPGSPMFLLLGRIFTMIPINADIAYRMNLMSPFFSALAVMLLYLITVKFITHWRGSVQNKTDALVVFGSAFIGAMAFAVSDSHWFNAVEAEVYSLSTFFTAIVVWLILHWAERADESGHERYILIIAYMIGMATGIHLLNLLALPFISLIFYYRKMEFQWKTFMIMVGVTGVIFVVIHNGIIKGLPQLASVIGLIGVAISFIFLTGLMIWSILKRHQLMSLCITSIFLILIGYSSYIVIFVRSGQNPNIDENNPETVERAIAYLERKQYGAFFQFPRRYPKMKPKTEIVGNPDVIVRDNRGRPIRRDFSSRQERKYKFHDLEKQWGYFWNYQVNKMYWRYFLWQFAGRGPNDGHGVQVSEIGANAREDGVDWLQFGFPFALVLGIWGMIYHFKRDPEQAFTVLTLFLMTGLAIIIYINQDNPQPRERDYSYVGSFLAFSIWIGAGVAAVSELIEKKIKNKELSFRLSAGTMMAFIFLMPGVMTVANFQSHNRAGNYVAWDYSYNLLQSCEPNGILFTNGDNDTFPLWYLQEVEKVRTDVTVANLSLLNTGWYIKQLRDLRRTATLEGKERELESFLDISDGQISKISTGLTRWEKKNVRIMVPKDIENEKGYIEWEVKPTYANIALRVQDLMILRILNDSKWKYPVYFAVTVPASNRVGLEKFLEMEGLVYRVQSHEVNYPQDPINADRMEDLLVSDVSRQIWDGGFSNKDWQDAEGGIWSRGPSDSYLFRNMGNNDIYYNKQVIRLMQNYRSAYMQLAAHHYFNSRKLSGKKNSNPEKIEESKNKVVKIINEMSENIPENTIPMESKELHYQMARILGEVGESAQLDSILGMLLDRNDLTVEDRIEYGRTYMTVLKNYKKSAGVFSNLHTDLRALRLRGYSSDKGLERKWKNWQSYYPTVVTFLAKNYQELKQYDDATALLEEWLLEYPQDKSAKSLLDEIRKQIENS, from the coding sequence ATGATTTCTACACCCTACCTTAGACTCAATAGGCTGATTGCAATCCTTGCTCTTGGATTGTCTTTTGGTGTTTACTTTTTTACGATGGCGCCAACGGTGAGCTATTGGGACTGTGGTGAATTTATTGCCACATCTTATACCATGGGTGTTCCCCATCCTCCCGGCAGTCCAATGTTTCTGCTACTAGGAAGAATTTTTACGATGATTCCAATCAATGCAGATATTGCCTATCGTATGAATTTAATGTCTCCATTTTTTAGTGCTCTTGCTGTGATGCTGCTTTATTTAATTACCGTAAAATTTATCACACATTGGCGAGGATCTGTCCAAAACAAAACAGATGCTTTAGTCGTTTTCGGTAGTGCCTTTATTGGAGCAATGGCGTTTGCAGTTTCGGACAGCCATTGGTTCAATGCTGTGGAAGCAGAAGTATATTCTCTAAGTACTTTTTTTACAGCAATCGTAGTTTGGTTGATTCTTCATTGGGCTGAGCGAGCTGATGAGTCCGGGCATGAACGTTACATTTTGATTATCGCCTACATGATTGGCATGGCAACCGGAATACATTTATTGAATCTGTTAGCTCTTCCGTTTATTAGTCTGATTTTTTATTACCGGAAAATGGAATTTCAATGGAAAACCTTCATGATAATGGTAGGTGTTACGGGAGTTATTTTTGTGGTAATCCATAATGGAATTATTAAAGGACTTCCGCAACTTGCCAGCGTAATTGGACTTATAGGGGTAGCCATATCATTTATATTTCTTACAGGACTCATGATTTGGTCTATTTTGAAAAGGCATCAGCTAATGTCTTTATGTATTACGTCGATTTTCCTCATTCTAATTGGATACTCCAGCTATATCGTAATTTTTGTTCGCTCGGGTCAGAATCCAAACATTGATGAAAATAATCCGGAAACGGTTGAGCGAGCTATTGCTTATCTCGAACGGAAACAGTATGGAGCCTTTTTCCAGTTCCCAAGACGATATCCTAAAATGAAACCCAAAACTGAGATTGTTGGAAATCCGGATGTAATTGTGCGCGATAATCGCGGTAGGCCAATTCGCAGAGATTTCTCTTCCAGACAGGAAAGAAAATACAAATTTCATGATCTGGAAAAGCAATGGGGTTATTTTTGGAATTATCAAGTAAATAAAATGTACTGGAGGTATTTTTTATGGCAGTTTGCGGGCCGAGGTCCAAATGATGGTCACGGTGTTCAAGTTTCTGAGATAGGAGCAAATGCTCGAGAAGATGGCGTAGATTGGCTTCAATTTGGATTTCCTTTTGCTTTGGTTTTAGGAATTTGGGGAATGATATATCATTTTAAACGTGATCCTGAGCAAGCCTTTACAGTGTTAACATTATTTTTGATGACCGGTTTGGCGATTATTATTTATATCAATCAAGATAATCCGCAACCTCGGGAAAGGGATTATTCTTATGTGGGCAGTTTTCTTGCATTTTCTATTTGGATTGGCGCAGGCGTTGCTGCGGTTTCAGAATTAATTGAAAAGAAAATTAAGAATAAAGAATTGTCGTTCCGACTTTCGGCAGGGACTATGATGGCATTCATTTTTCTGATGCCGGGAGTGATGACCGTGGCAAATTTTCAAAGTCATAACAGAGCCGGGAATTATGTTGCCTGGGATTACTCTTATAATCTTTTGCAATCCTGTGAGCCAAATGGAATCCTTTTTACCAATGGAGACAACGATACTTTTCCATTGTGGTACCTTCAGGAAGTAGAAAAAGTACGGACAGATGTTACCGTTGCAAATCTGAGCTTATTGAATACCGGGTGGTATATCAAGCAGCTTAGAGATTTGCGCAGGACTGCAACTCTTGAGGGGAAAGAAAGGGAATTGGAAAGTTTTTTAGACATTTCTGATGGTCAAATATCTAAAATTTCAACCGGTCTCACCCGATGGGAGAAAAAGAATGTCAGAATAATGGTTCCAAAGGATATTGAGAATGAAAAAGGATACATTGAATGGGAAGTAAAACCCACCTATGCTAATATAGCTTTGCGTGTTCAAGATCTCATGATTTTAAGAATTTTAAACGATTCTAAATGGAAATATCCTGTATATTTTGCGGTCACAGTTCCTGCAAGCAATCGCGTTGGACTTGAGAAGTTCCTTGAAATGGAAGGCCTAGTTTATAGAGTTCAAAGCCATGAAGTAAACTATCCGCAAGATCCAATTAATGCAGATCGAATGGAGGATTTGCTAGTTTCTGATGTAAGCCGTCAAATTTGGGATGGAGGGTTTTCAAACAAAGATTGGCAGGATGCAGAAGGCGGAATTTGGTCTCGAGGTCCAAGTGATTCCTATCTTTTCAGAAATATGGGAAACAATGATATTTACTATAATAAACAAGTCATTCGATTGATGCAGAATTACAGAAGTGCTTATATGCAATTAGCGGCGCATCATTATTTTAATTCAAGAAAACTGAGTGGGAAGAAAAATTCAAATCCTGAAAAAATTGAAGAATCCAAGAATAAGGTAGTTAAAATTATCAATGAAATGAGTGAAAATATCCCTGAAAATACCATTCCGATGGAATCCAAAGAATTGCATTATCAAATGGCCCGAATTCTTGGTGAAGTTGGAGAAAGTGCCCAACTTGATTCTATTTTAGGAATGCTCTTAGATCGAAACGATTTGACGGTTGAGGATAGGATCGAGTATGGACGAACATACATGACAGTTTTGAAAAATTATAAGAAAAGTGCGGGAGTATTTTCTAACCTCCACACCGATTTAAGAGCATTGAGATTACGAGGATATTCATCGGACAAGGGTTTGGAAAGAAAGTGGAAAAATTGGCAATCTTACTATCCGACTGTTGTAACATTTTTAGCCAAAAATTACCAAGAACTTAAACAATATGATGATGCAACAGCTTTGCTTGAAGAGTGGCTATTGGAATATCCTCAAGATAAATCAGCCAAATCTTTGCTTGATGAAATCCGAAAACAAATTGAGAATAGCTGA
- a CDS encoding glycosyltransferase family 2 protein codes for MEKIPHISIIVLNYNGLRFLKTCFDSLYKTTYSNVELLMVDNASDDESVRFVRKNYQKVKIIEAGGNIGYSAGNNLGIKHASGEYVLLLNNDVEVTPGWLEPIIEEFQSDEIIAAVQPKIRHMINRDEFEYAGASGGFMDIYGFPFLRGRVFYTIEKDNGQYDENRDLFWASGASIAIRKSVLDEIGGLDDDFVHHMEEIDLCWRMLLGGYRLRIRTDSMIYHYAGGTIKPDSFMKVYWNHRNSVFMMMKNYSKKRLAYLLPFRFLLDYLVVIKAILTFDFEKTTAVLEAHKWLIKKFPIIRTKRNDVQSLRKVDDGSLDHLMLHRSLAIDYFLRHKLTFNDVWQ; via the coding sequence GTGGAAAAAATTCCCCACATTTCAATCATTGTCCTGAATTATAATGGGCTTCGTTTTCTGAAGACCTGTTTTGATTCGCTCTACAAAACGACCTATTCTAATGTTGAATTGTTGATGGTGGATAATGCGTCTGATGATGAAAGTGTCCGTTTTGTAAGAAAGAATTATCAGAAAGTTAAAATTATAGAAGCAGGTGGGAACATCGGATATAGTGCTGGAAATAATTTAGGCATTAAACATGCTTCCGGTGAGTATGTTTTGTTATTGAATAATGATGTTGAAGTCACACCTGGTTGGCTTGAGCCAATTATTGAGGAATTTCAATCCGATGAAATAATTGCTGCCGTTCAACCCAAAATAAGGCATATGATCAACAGAGATGAATTTGAGTATGCCGGCGCTTCTGGAGGATTCATGGATATTTACGGATTTCCATTTCTTCGGGGTCGCGTTTTTTACACTATCGAAAAAGATAATGGTCAATATGATGAGAACAGAGATTTATTTTGGGCTTCCGGCGCCTCGATAGCAATTCGGAAAAGTGTTCTTGATGAAATCGGCGGTTTGGATGATGACTTTGTTCATCACATGGAAGAAATTGACCTTTGCTGGAGAATGCTACTGGGTGGGTACCGGCTTCGAATTCGAACCGATTCGATGATATACCATTATGCCGGTGGAACAATTAAACCGGACAGCTTTATGAAAGTGTATTGGAATCACCGGAATAGCGTATTTATGATGATGAAAAATTACTCAAAAAAACGGCTGGCATATTTGCTTCCTTTTCGATTTTTATTGGATTATTTGGTTGTAATTAAAGCCATTTTAACATTTGATTTTGAGAAAACTACAGCTGTCTTAGAGGCACATAAATGGCTGATAAAAAAGTTTCCAATAATCAGAACTAAGCGTAATGATGTTCAGTCGCTTCGAAAAGTAGACGATGGTTCACTGGACCATCTTATGCTTCATCGAAGTTTAGCGATTGATTATTTTCTACGCCATAAATTAACTTTCAATGACGTATGGCAATAG
- a CDS encoding HD domain-containing protein, with amino-acid sequence MANLTDLIKKNKEATEILELLGKLGEKSGMDIYVVGGYVRDLFLGRPVKEFDLMVTGDGIKMANLIAKKLGINKVVTFEKFDTAHIPSNPYPIEVTGGRTEAYEKDSRNPHKIEPADIQTDLRRRDFTVNAMAINLMPTNFGELIDPFQGIVDLQSKRLVTPLSPDETFSDDPLRMMRAAYFSSELNFELDDKCLKAMAKQSERISIVSQERITTELMKVLASPIPSIGLRILQSAGLLKFVFPEIDIMVGLEQTSKWHHKDIYTHTLQVVDNAAALSEKPELRFAALVHDIAKPRTRRLVKNKGYTFHGHDEIGARMVDKMARRMKLSNHLKDYLQKLTRLHLRPIALAQKNVTDSAVRRLMVAAGEEIDDLMKLCRADITSQNPKLVEKYMGNFERVEERMRNVQERDAMKAFQSPVRGEEIMKICDLKEGKVVGKIKKEIESAILNGEIENSHEAAMDYLLQKKDKLLF; translated from the coding sequence ATGGCAAATCTAACTGATCTAATCAAGAAAAATAAAGAAGCTACTGAAATTCTTGAGTTATTGGGGAAGCTCGGAGAAAAATCCGGAATGGATATATACGTGGTTGGCGGCTATGTGCGTGATTTATTCTTGGGAAGGCCTGTAAAGGAATTTGATTTGATGGTGACAGGTGACGGAATAAAAATGGCAAACCTCATTGCCAAAAAACTTGGGATTAATAAAGTAGTCACATTTGAAAAATTCGATACAGCACATATTCCCAGTAATCCCTATCCGATTGAAGTTACAGGTGGACGGACAGAGGCGTATGAAAAGGATTCTCGCAATCCACACAAAATAGAACCAGCTGATATCCAAACAGATCTCAGACGCAGAGATTTTACTGTCAACGCAATGGCAATAAATTTAATGCCAACTAATTTTGGTGAATTAATCGACCCATTTCAGGGAATTGTGGATTTACAGTCAAAGAGGCTGGTAACACCCTTAAGCCCGGATGAAACTTTTTCTGATGATCCATTGAGAATGATGAGGGCAGCATATTTTTCCTCGGAACTGAATTTTGAATTGGATGACAAATGTTTGAAAGCGATGGCAAAACAATCAGAACGAATTTCTATTGTTTCTCAAGAAAGAATTACGACTGAGTTAATGAAGGTTCTTGCATCGCCAATACCTAGCATTGGCTTGCGAATTTTGCAATCTGCAGGTTTACTGAAATTTGTTTTTCCCGAAATTGATATAATGGTAGGTCTTGAGCAAACTAGCAAATGGCATCACAAGGATATTTATACGCATACTCTTCAGGTTGTAGATAACGCAGCGGCTCTTTCTGAAAAACCGGAATTGAGATTTGCTGCGCTGGTTCACGACATTGCAAAACCGAGGACTCGCAGATTGGTTAAGAATAAAGGATATACATTCCATGGCCACGATGAAATTGGTGCACGAATGGTTGACAAAATGGCAAGACGGATGAAACTTTCTAATCATTTAAAAGATTATCTTCAAAAATTAACTCGACTTCATCTTAGACCCATTGCACTTGCTCAAAAAAATGTGACGGACTCAGCTGTACGTCGGTTGATGGTAGCAGCGGGAGAGGAAATTGATGATTTAATGAAACTTTGTCGGGCGGATATCACTAGCCAAAACCCCAAATTGGTAGAAAAATATATGGGGAATTTCGAGCGCGTAGAAGAGCGAATGCGGAATGTCCAAGAAAGAGACGCCATGAAAGCATTTCAGTCACCGGTACGCGGGGAAGAGATTATGAAAATCTGTGACTTAAAGGAAGGCAAAGTGGTTGGAAAAATTAAAAAGGAGATTGAATCTGCTATCTTGAATGGTGAAATTGAAAATTCACACGAAGCTGCTATGGATTATTTATTACAGAAAAAGGATAAACTTCTATTCTAA
- the rfbC gene encoding dTDP-4-dehydrorhamnose 3,5-epimerase gives MKVETTPIDGLIVLQPNVLADDRGFFMEAFKKSVFNDFGIKKEFVQDNHSRSSKHVIRGIHFQWNPPMGKLMRVTRGCAFLVAVDIRHGSPTLGEWVGREVNEENKVQIYAPAGFARGFCSLSEITEIQYKCTGEYNAAGEGGILWNDPEIGIEWPIDNPVLSDKDKNAQSLSDWLNTAESQNFSV, from the coding sequence ATGAAGGTTGAAACAACACCCATAGATGGATTAATTGTCCTGCAGCCAAATGTATTAGCAGATGATCGCGGATTTTTTATGGAGGCTTTTAAGAAATCGGTCTTTAATGATTTTGGAATTAAAAAGGAATTTGTACAAGATAACCATTCACGTTCTTCGAAGCATGTTATTAGAGGTATTCATTTCCAGTGGAATCCACCCATGGGAAAACTCATGCGAGTAACACGTGGTTGTGCATTTCTTGTTGCGGTGGATATCCGGCATGGCTCGCCAACCTTGGGTGAATGGGTTGGGCGTGAAGTAAATGAAGAAAATAAAGTGCAAATTTATGCACCAGCTGGATTTGCCAGAGGATTTTGTTCTTTAAGTGAAATAACAGAAATTCAGTATAAATGTACCGGAGAATATAATGCTGCCGGCGAAGGAGGTATTCTGTGGAACGATCCGGAAATTGGTATAGAATGGCCGATTGACAATCCGGTATTATCTGACAAAGATAAAAATGCCCAGAGCCTAAGCGATTGGCTCAACACGGCAGAAAGTCAAAATTTTTCTGTTTAA
- the kdsB gene encoding 3-deoxy-manno-octulosonate cytidylyltransferase: MTTIGVIPARLNSTRFPRKILAPIQGKPMVAIVAEQAEKSEKLDKILIAIDNKETQDALKSYKLKTVMTSEDHTSGTDRVGEVLSENNADFIINIQADEPGLKPEILDAMVEKLSESNISMVTVVSTVLTANDVLNPNVVKTLLDENQIAVSFTRESSNWGSAGYFRHIGLYGFTKNCLNQFIQLPPTESEKIHRLEQLRALENGINIHTIITDYPHYGIDTEEDLLEFEFNG, translated from the coding sequence GTGACTACCATTGGCGTAATACCGGCTCGTCTGAATTCTACACGTTTTCCTCGAAAAATTCTTGCCCCCATTCAAGGGAAACCGATGGTTGCTATTGTTGCAGAACAAGCTGAAAAATCAGAAAAATTGGATAAAATTTTAATTGCAATCGACAATAAAGAAACCCAAGACGCGCTTAAATCCTATAAATTAAAAACAGTCATGACATCAGAAGATCATACATCGGGGACAGACCGAGTTGGGGAGGTATTGTCAGAAAATAATGCCGATTTTATCATCAATATTCAGGCAGATGAACCGGGATTGAAGCCTGAGATTTTGGATGCTATGGTTGAAAAACTGTCTGAGTCCAACATTTCTATGGTGACAGTAGTTTCTACAGTTTTAACAGCGAATGATGTCCTAAATCCGAATGTCGTGAAGACTCTTTTGGATGAAAATCAAATTGCAGTCTCATTTACACGAGAATCCAGCAATTGGGGTTCTGCAGGTTACTTTCGACACATTGGATTGTACGGATTTACAAAAAATTGTTTAAATCAGTTTATCCAATTACCACCCACTGAATCTGAAAAAATTCATAGGTTAGAACAACTGAGAGCTTTGGAAAATGGTATTAACATTCATACAATAATTACCGATTACCCTCACTATGGGATTGATACTGAAGAAGATTTATTAGAATTTGAATTCAATGGCTAA
- a CDS encoding sugar nucleotide-binding protein has product MAIDFRNIILTGGSGLLGTEIKNQVPEIQAPPHDQFDVENYGAMDEWISKSECTTLIHAAAFTSPPKAEEEPMRAISANIIGTANIVRVCSKHDLRLVYLSTDYVFSGDRGNYSEDDALNPQNLYAWSKLGGECSVKMYAKSLIIRTSFCEQVFPHDKAFIDQFTSRDSVKVITPMILDVAFREDLTGTIHVGTERKTVKNLAIKLGKTDVGELMRDDVSFKVPFDTSLNLDRLKTIKNKDSDS; this is encoded by the coding sequence ATGGCAATAGATTTCCGAAATATTATCCTCACTGGCGGAAGTGGACTTTTAGGTACTGAGATAAAAAATCAGGTACCGGAAATTCAAGCACCGCCGCATGATCAATTTGATGTAGAAAATTATGGTGCGATGGATGAATGGATTTCTAAATCAGAATGTACCACGTTAATCCACGCTGCAGCTTTTACATCGCCTCCTAAAGCTGAGGAAGAACCGATGAGAGCAATCTCTGCAAATATTATCGGTACTGCAAATATCGTGCGAGTTTGTTCAAAACATGATTTACGATTGGTATATCTTTCAACTGATTACGTATTTTCAGGAGATCGTGGGAATTATTCTGAAGATGATGCTTTAAATCCACAAAACCTGTATGCATGGTCAAAACTTGGCGGAGAATGTTCGGTTAAGATGTATGCTAAATCCCTCATCATCCGTACTTCATTTTGCGAGCAAGTTTTTCCGCATGACAAAGCTTTTATTGATCAATTTACTTCACGGGATTCAGTCAAGGTGATAACTCCCATGATTTTGGATGTTGCTTTCAGAGAAGATTTAACCGGGACAATTCACGTTGGCACCGAACGAAAAACAGTAAAGAATCTTGCTATTAAGCTTGGAAAAACAGATGTAGGGGAATTAATGCGGGATGATGTTTCTTTTAAGGTGCCGTTTGATACGTCATTAAATTTAGATCGATTAAAAACCATAAAAAATAAGGATTCGGATTCATGA
- a CDS encoding SDR family oxidoreductase, which produces MKIFVAGGAGYIGSRLAPDLLVHHYDVTVADLMWFGNHLPEGVNLIEKDIFDLTAKDLEGFDQVIFLGGVSNDPMAEFSPSTNFISNAAAPGYLAYIAKEAGVKRYIYADSCSVYGYAADQLYGETDPVTCSYPYGISKLQGEFGALHLQDDSFSVICLRQGTVSGYSPRMRFDLIINTMYMTAMTKKKITVNNPSIWRPILAIEDAVMVYIRSIQADSQISGVFNVASGNFTVGQVADRIWETLSQKFGMKIDMDIKSIEDFRNYKVTTQKAQNVLGATFKGSIESVLSELAENFPEGFDFDSDNYYNIRVFEKLFK; this is translated from the coding sequence ATGAAAATTTTTGTTGCTGGAGGTGCAGGATATATAGGATCGAGGTTGGCCCCGGATTTATTGGTTCATCATTACGATGTTACTGTTGCTGATTTGATGTGGTTTGGGAACCATTTACCAGAAGGAGTGAATTTAATTGAAAAGGATATTTTTGATCTGACCGCAAAAGATTTAGAAGGGTTTGATCAAGTCATATTTTTGGGTGGAGTGTCAAATGACCCGATGGCTGAATTTTCGCCGTCCACAAATTTTATTTCCAATGCAGCTGCCCCGGGTTACCTCGCCTACATAGCAAAGGAGGCTGGTGTAAAACGCTACATATATGCTGATTCATGCTCAGTGTATGGTTATGCTGCCGATCAATTGTACGGCGAAACAGATCCCGTCACATGTTCGTATCCGTATGGAATTTCAAAACTACAGGGAGAGTTTGGCGCGCTTCACCTTCAGGATGATTCTTTTTCTGTTATCTGCCTTCGCCAAGGTACAGTCTCCGGATACAGCCCGCGAATGAGATTTGATCTTATTATTAACACAATGTATATGACGGCAATGACAAAGAAAAAAATAACAGTCAACAATCCTTCTATTTGGAGGCCGATTCTTGCGATTGAAGATGCAGTGATGGTTTACATTCGTTCTATTCAGGCCGATTCCCAAATTAGTGGTGTGTTTAATGTTGCATCAGGAAATTTTACCGTGGGTCAAGTTGCTGATAGGATTTGGGAAACTCTGTCACAAAAATTTGGAATGAAAATTGATATGGATATTAAAAGTATCGAAGATTTCCGGAATTATAAGGTAACCACCCAAAAGGCCCAAAATGTTTTAGGTGCAACGTTTAAGGGTTCTATCGAATCTGTTTTATCTGAACTTGCAGAAAATTTTCCTGAGGGATTTGATTTTGATTCAGATAATTATTATAATATAAGAGTATTTGAAAAATTATTTAAATAA
- a CDS encoding DUF4835 family protein — protein MKTQIKPIRILIASFLFSVTLAQFGKISVTLNDKLLRGNERQEITSLAVEIQRFFQLSVWDDDWKNLNIPLNIQLIFEGAVSKGSQNTFLIQALFFTNTDQRFFDSSVQFYYNSGGTIFYDPVQFDPLGGFLAFYAHLILAGEMDTYEPLRGTPHIEKARTIALRGVGSDYSNGWASRTKMINDITSNSAFREGKFSYYYGMELFKLGETEQALEEFQTMMKNFELVYERFPRARTQYFIKAHVEELTTTLTTLQQYPILIRLSEMDSGSASVLLRNMVKETKN, from the coding sequence ATGAAAACGCAAATCAAACCAATCCGGATATTAATCGCATCCTTTTTGTTTTCTGTTACATTAGCCCAATTTGGGAAGATAAGTGTAACACTGAACGACAAGCTTTTGCGGGGAAATGAACGTCAAGAAATAACATCACTTGCAGTTGAGATTCAAAGATTTTTTCAACTTTCTGTATGGGATGATGATTGGAAAAATCTCAATATTCCCTTGAATATCCAACTAATTTTTGAAGGTGCTGTTTCTAAAGGATCACAAAATACCTTCCTTATTCAGGCGTTATTTTTTACCAATACAGACCAGAGATTTTTTGACAGTTCGGTTCAATTTTATTATAATTCCGGTGGAACCATTTTTTATGATCCCGTCCAATTTGATCCTTTAGGAGGTTTTCTTGCTTTTTATGCACATCTCATTCTCGCAGGAGAAATGGACACATATGAACCTTTACGAGGAACTCCACATATAGAAAAAGCTAGGACCATCGCATTAAGAGGCGTTGGGTCGGATTATTCGAATGGTTGGGCATCGCGAACGAAAATGATTAATGATATTACCTCAAACTCTGCTTTTCGTGAAGGAAAATTCAGTTACTATTATGGGATGGAACTGTTCAAATTAGGAGAAACAGAACAGGCTCTTGAAGAGTTCCAAACCATGATGAAAAATTTTGAACTGGTCTATGAACGTTTCCCTAGAGCTAGAACGCAATACTTCATAAAAGCACATGTCGAAGAGTTAACAACAACTCTAACCACCCTTCAACAATACCCAATCCTGATAAGATTAAGCGAAATGGATTCTGGAAGCGCTTCGGTGTTGCTTAGGAATATGGTAAAAGAAACTAAGAATTAA
- a CDS encoding DUF1844 domain-containing protein, giving the protein MSTTENNTQDPLFVHLVSTFTQSAWISMGKVKNPVSDALEHNLEQASFYIDLLDMLQKKMTGNLSEWEIQFLSHSVSELKLNFIDEKNKKSEPIEEDMANTEGDNKSDAESKDDDETESESAKDDSEKKNDESGKNSKKKEKSDK; this is encoded by the coding sequence ATGAGTACAACAGAAAATAATACACAAGACCCGCTATTTGTGCATTTGGTCAGCACGTTTACCCAGAGCGCATGGATATCTATGGGTAAGGTTAAAAACCCTGTTTCAGATGCATTGGAACACAATTTAGAACAAGCCAGTTTTTATATTGATTTGTTAGACATGCTACAAAAAAAGATGACCGGTAATTTGTCTGAGTGGGAAATCCAGTTCCTTTCTCACAGTGTCAGCGAACTAAAGCTCAATTTTATTGATGAAAAAAACAAGAAGAGTGAACCAATAGAAGAGGATATGGCTAACACGGAAGGTGATAATAAGTCCGATGCAGAATCCAAAGATGACGATGAAACTGAATCAGAATCAGCAAAAGATGATAGTGAGAAAAAGAATGATGAAAGTGGAAAAAACTCTAAGAAAAAAGAAAAGTCGGACAAATGA
- the gatC gene encoding Asp-tRNA(Asn)/Glu-tRNA(Gln) amidotransferase subunit GatC, producing the protein MSNSQKVTEEDVLKIAELARLALRNDEVPLFTEQFNKILNYMDQLNELDTDGVGPLSHVLDLANNTREDKPEKSLDQETVLSLAPKSKHGHVAVPPVIQKTEKGSSK; encoded by the coding sequence ATGTCAAATTCGCAAAAAGTCACAGAGGAAGACGTCTTAAAAATTGCTGAGCTTGCACGGCTAGCTCTTCGAAATGACGAGGTCCCTTTATTTACGGAACAATTTAATAAAATCTTGAATTATATGGATCAATTAAACGAACTAGATACTGACGGAGTAGGGCCACTAAGCCATGTGCTTGATCTTGCAAATAACACTCGGGAAGATAAACCGGAGAAGTCTTTAGATCAGGAAACTGTTTTGAGCCTTGCACCAAAATCAAAACATGGGCATGTTGCAGTTCCGCCCGTCATCCAAAAAACTGAAAAAGGGTCGTCCAAGTGA